The window AGTCCGAGCGGCTGGAACACTTCGTCGCGCATGAAATCCATGTACGACTGTCCCGAGACGCGCTCGATGATGTAGTCCAGGATGCCGTAGCCGAGGTTCGAGTAGTTCCAGCGTTCGTCCGGCGCCGTCACGAGATTCGCGTAGCGGCGGATCGTCTCGTCCATGTGCGGACGCCGGTACGGTTCGTCCTCGTAGAAGAACTGGTAGTGGAGGGGGAGTCCCGCCGTGTGGCTCGCCACGCGCCGGACCGTGGCGCCTGCCGCATCCCAGGCCCGCCCGTCGATCTTCGCCGGGCCCAGGTAGTCGTTCGCCGGCGCGTCGAGGTCCAGGAGGCCCCGTTCCACGAGGATCATGAGGCCCGTCGCCGTGATCGGCTTCGAGATCGAGGCGAGCGAATACATCGTGTGTTCCGTGGCGGGGATCCGCCGCTCCCGGTCCGCCCAGCCGAACCCCTCCTCCCACACGACCTCCCCGCCGACCGCGACGGCAACGGCGATCGAGGGCGCGTCCCAGGCGACGAGCGCGCCCTGGATCTCGCTCCGAACGGGAGAGAAGTCCTGCACCGTCTGGCCGCGAACATCGGCCGCGCCGAGGGTCAGCATGCCGAGGGACGCAACGCCGAGCCGGAGGACGCCAGGCCGAGTGACGTCAAGCCGCGCGACGCCGGAACGTCTGACGGTGTCCTTCATCCGCATCTCCTTCCGGGAGGGGTGGCTTTGGACGGTGGAGCGGTACGCAGGCGGGCGTCAATGGGCCGAGCGCGGGGCGGACTCATTGACCGTTGGTCGAAGCGGCTTCCATGATGCCTCCATCGACCTGACGGGTCGACTCGGGGCCGAGGTCTTCGCCCGAGCCCGGCAGGCGGGGAAACAGGATGGAAACCATGGCTGAAATGGATCGGCGGACCTTCCTCGGCACCGGCGTGGCGGCCGGCGCCCTGCTCTCCCTCGGCGGCTGCGCGCCTCGGGACGATGACCCGGGTTCGGGATCCGTAGGGTTGGGGGACGACGCCTCCGCTCGGGAGGTCACGGACTTCGCGCTCGACGAGATCACGATCGACGAGGTCCACGCGGGGATGCGGTCGGGCGAGTACACCTGCCGATCGATCACGCAGATGTATCTGGAGCGGATCGAGGCGCTGAACCGGCAGGGGCCGCGGCTGTTCGCGGTGCTCGAGACGAACCCCGACGCGATCGGGATCGCCGACGAACTCGACCGCGAGTTCCAGGCCTCCGGACCGAGGGGGCCGCTGCACGGGATCCCCATCCTTCTGAAGGACAACGTCGACACGGCGGACGGGATGACGACGACGGCCGGGTCGACGGCGCTCCTCGGGTCCGTCGCGCCGCAGGATTCGTTCGTGGCGGCGGGGCTGCGCGCCGCCGGGGCGCTGCTGCTCGGCAAGGCGAACATGAGCGAGTGGGCGGGCTGGAAGTCCTTCGAGTTCGGGGCGTCGGGCTGGAGCGGGCGCGGGTGGGACGGGGGCAGGGGCGGCTTCTGCGCGAACCCCTACGCGCTCGACCGCACGCCGGGCGGGTCGAGTTCCGGGTCCGGGTCGGCGGCCGCGGCCAACCTTGCGGTCGCGACGATCGGCTCGGAAACCGACGGCTCGATCGTCGGCCCGTCGTCGCGCAACTGCCTCGTCGGCATCAAGCCCACGATCGGCCTCCACAGCCGGGGCGGGGTCATCCCCATCGCCCACAGCCAGGACAGCACCGGCCCCATGGCCCGCACCGTGCGCGACGCCGCGATCATGCTCGGCACCATGGTCGGCGTCGACCCCCGCGACCCGCTGACCGCCGCGAGCGCGGGCAACTTCCTGACCGACTACACGGGCGCGCTCGACCCGGCCGGCCTCAACGGGGCCCGCGTCGGCGTCCTGCGCGAGTACGCCGGCTTCGACAGCCGCGTCGACACCCTGTTCGAGGAAGCGCTCGACGCCATGCGTGCGGAGGGCGCGACCGTCATCGACCCCGTCACGCTTCCGGAGGAACTCCGCTTCGGCAACGAATACGAGATGGAGGTGCTGTACCACGAGTTCAAGGCGGATCTGAACGCGTACCTCGCGTCGCTGGGCCCGGACGCCCCGATCAGGTCGCTCGCCGAACTCATCGAGTACAACGAGGCGAACCACGACCTCGAACTCGCCCTCTACGGACAGGAACTGCACATGCGCTCGCAGGAGCGCGGGCCGCTCACCGACCAGCGCTATCTGGACGCGCTGGCCGCGAGCCACCGGCTCTCCCGCGACGAGGGGATCGACCGGGCCATGGACCAACACCTGCTGGACGCACTCGTCGGGATCACGGCGGGGATCCCCGCCATGCAGGACCCGCTCGATGCTTCGGGCGGGGGTGGGGGCGGGTGCTCCACGCCGCCGGCCATGGCCGCCTACCCCAACATGTCCGTCCCCATGGGGTTCATCCGTGGCCTCCCGGTCGGCATGTCGCTGTGCGGCCGCGCCTGGAGCGAGGCGACGCTCATCCGTCTCGCGTACGCCTTCGAGCAGGCGACGAACGTCCGCCGCCCGCCGACGTTCCAGGCAACCGTCCAGGTCTGAGCGTGCCCGCGACGCCGAGTGTGCCCGCGACGCCGAGAACGCCCCTGCCACCGGGCGGAGCATGACGCTCACCGACTTCATCGACCGTCACTACCGTCACTTCAACGCGGCGGCGCTGCGCTCGGCCGCCGAGGCCTGGCGCGACCTGGTCGACGGCGGAGGTCAGATGCTCCTCACACTGGCCGGCGCCATGAGCACGGCGGAACTGGGGCTCTCCCTCGCGGAGATGATCCGGGCCGGGAAGGTGCACGCCATCTGCGCCACCGGCGCGAACCTCGAGGAGGACCTCTTCAACCTCGTGGCGCACGATCATTACCGGCGCATCCCCGACTGGCGCGCGCTCACCGCAGAACAGGAGAAGGATCTCGAGCGACGGGGACTGAATCGCGTCACCGACACCTGCATCCCGGAGGCCGAGGCCTTCCGCGCGGTGGAAGCGCCGCTGCGCGAACTGTGGCGGGCGGCCGACGACGCGGGCGAGCGCCGGCTCCCGCACGACTACCTCTATCAGTTGATCCGCGACCGCACCCTCGCCGACCGATACCGGATCGATCCGGCCGACTCCTGGCTCGTGGCCGCCGCGGAAGCCGATCTCCCCCTGTTCGCACCCGGCTGGGAGGACTCCACGCTGGGCAACGTCCTCGTCGCGGAACAACTCGGCGGCGGACTGGACCGTCCCGGGCCCGTCCTCGGAGGCACGGAGTACATGGCGGCCCTCGCGGAGTGGTACACGCGCACGAGCACCGGCCGCTCGCTGGCGGAGGCGCCCGACATCGACGACGCCCCGGACGCGGCGCCGCTGCCGGCGGAGACCGGCGCCGACCCTGAGGCGAAGTCCGTCGGCCTGTTCCAGATCGGGGGCGGGATCGCGGGCGACTTCCCCATCTGCGTCGTCCCCATGATCCGGCAGGACCTGCGCCGCTGGTGTCCCTACTGGGCGTACTTCTGTCAGATCAGCGACTCCACCACGAGCTACGGCTCGTACTCCGGCGCCGCCCCCAACGAGAAGATCACCTGGGGCAAGCTGGACGTGGACACGCCCAAGTTCGTCATCGAGTCCGACGCGACGATCGTCGCCCCGCTCGTGTTCGGCTACGTCCTCGGCTGGTAGTCGGGAGACAGGCCCTTCCCGGCGGGCAGGTCACGGGCCGGACGGGAGTTGCCGGTCTCCTAACCTCCGCTCCCGCTCTCCCCGAGGAGTGCGTTCAGGTCCCACCCTTCCAGAGCCTCCACGGTCGGGCGGTCCGTCCAGTCGAAGCGAAGCGGCGTGATCGTGACGAGGCCCTCGTTGTACGCCTCGGTGTCGCTCCCGGCCGGGATGGTCTCCGGAGGCACGAACACCACGCTGAACCGCCGCTCTCCCTCGGCGTCAGCGGCCTCTTCGCCCGGATCCCCCGTCACCTCCTCGTGGTCGATGACGAAGTAGCTGCCGCCCATGGGACGGGCCGCGATGCCGCGCGTCTCGGCCGCCGTCGCGGCCGGGAAGTTGAGCGAATAGACGATGCCGGTCTCGGGCCCCCGGCGCCGCAGCTCCGAGACGAAGCGGGCGACGATGCCGGCGGCGTGCTCGAAGTCGCCCGGACCAGAGTCCTGCGAGGCCGCCACCGCCGGTATCCCCAGGTACGCCCCCATCATCGCGGCCCCCACCGTCCCGGACATGTGAGAGATTTCACCGACGTTCGCGCCGATGTTGATCCCGCTCACGACGAGATCGAACCCGGATTCCGGCGCGAGCGCCCGGATGGCGAGGCGGACGGCGCTGGCCGGCGTGGCTTCGACGCAGTTCCCCGCCGGCGTGGCCCGGACGCGGAACTCCTCGTCAAGGCTGATGCTCATGCTCGTCCCGCTCTGCTGGTCGCAGGGCGCCGCGACCGTCACTTCGCCGACCTCCCGCAGGGCCGTCACGAGCGCCTGAATGCCGGGCGACTCGATCCCGTCGTCGTTGGTCACAAGGATGTGGTAAGGAGCATCCTGCGCCGGTTCGTCCACCGGCGCCTCCGACGCTGGTCCGCCGCCGCACGCGAGGGCGCCGCTACACGTGACCATTGCCATCGTCCGCTTTGTCGTTCTCCAGGCCTCCATGAGCAGCCCCCCTCACCCGTGTTCCGCGTAGTGCCGGATCCATGCTTGGCATGATCAAGATCGCAAAAGTAGCTCTCGCTGCGGAAGTTGAACATCCGTTGCTCGCCCTGCGTAGTATGTGTTGGTGCGGTGTGCAGTCATTCCCGGCGGAGACGAGGTAGCGAGATGAGTGTTACGGAACAGACCAGGAGCGTCGTCTGGAACGAACTGTTCGATGTCGCGCGGACGGCCAGATACTACGATGGCGCCGTCAGGAAGTACGCGTTGCGACGGTACGTGGTCCGCTTTCTTGCCGCGCTGGGAGCGATGGGTGCGTTCACGGTCAGCGTCGATATCCTGCCCGAGTCGCTACAGGT is drawn from Candidatus Palauibacter polyketidifaciens and contains these coding sequences:
- a CDS encoding deoxyhypusine synthase family protein, producing MTLTDFIDRHYRHFNAAALRSAAEAWRDLVDGGGQMLLTLAGAMSTAELGLSLAEMIRAGKVHAICATGANLEEDLFNLVAHDHYRRIPDWRALTAEQEKDLERRGLNRVTDTCIPEAEAFRAVEAPLRELWRAADDAGERRLPHDYLYQLIRDRTLADRYRIDPADSWLVAAAEADLPLFAPGWEDSTLGNVLVAEQLGGGLDRPGPVLGGTEYMAALAEWYTRTSTGRSLAEAPDIDDAPDAAPLPAETGADPEAKSVGLFQIGGGIAGDFPICVVPMIRQDLRRWCPYWAYFCQISDSTTSYGSYSGAAPNEKITWGKLDVDTPKFVIESDATIVAPLVFGYVLGW
- a CDS encoding amidase, coding for MAEMDRRTFLGTGVAAGALLSLGGCAPRDDDPGSGSVGLGDDASAREVTDFALDEITIDEVHAGMRSGEYTCRSITQMYLERIEALNRQGPRLFAVLETNPDAIGIADELDREFQASGPRGPLHGIPILLKDNVDTADGMTTTAGSTALLGSVAPQDSFVAAGLRAAGALLLGKANMSEWAGWKSFEFGASGWSGRGWDGGRGGFCANPYALDRTPGGSSSGSGSAAAANLAVATIGSETDGSIVGPSSRNCLVGIKPTIGLHSRGGVIPIAHSQDSTGPMARTVRDAAIMLGTMVGVDPRDPLTAASAGNFLTDYTGALDPAGLNGARVGVLREYAGFDSRVDTLFEEALDAMRAEGATVIDPVTLPEELRFGNEYEMEVLYHEFKADLNAYLASLGPDAPIRSLAELIEYNEANHDLELALYGQELHMRSQERGPLTDQRYLDALAASHRLSRDEGIDRAMDQHLLDALVGITAGIPAMQDPLDASGGGGGGCSTPPAMAAYPNMSVPMGFIRGLPVGMSLCGRAWSEATLIRLAYAFEQATNVRRPPTFQATVQV
- the surE gene encoding 5'/3'-nucleotidase SurE, yielding MDEPAQDAPYHILVTNDDGIESPGIQALVTALREVGEVTVAAPCDQQSGTSMSISLDEEFRVRATPAGNCVEATPASAVRLAIRALAPESGFDLVVSGINIGANVGEISHMSGTVGAAMMGAYLGIPAVAASQDSGPGDFEHAAGIVARFVSELRRRGPETGIVYSLNFPAATAAETRGIAARPMGGSYFVIDHEEVTGDPGEEAADAEGERRFSVVFVPPETIPAGSDTEAYNEGLVTITPLRFDWTDRPTVEALEGWDLNALLGESGSGG